A section of the Spirosoma pollinicola genome encodes:
- a CDS encoding DUF5686 and carboxypeptidase regulatory-like domain-containing protein translates to MKSILLLFISLYSFTTTAQTGNTGLRGTVKNAQGEALPFAAVIVKGTAKGTITNAEGRYEIPLAPGKYDIVFQYLGFQTIQKPVDINSDFATLDATLEEQALRLAEVQTKAGNEDPAYTIMRRAIAKSRFHQLQVQRFKARVYTKSSFTVIDLPNLAEMAFRKQLKEAEKEANFKVGVPLLNETVAEVSFSQPNTYRQRIIANRNSQGDFLSPNQFYNASFYNPTIAGAVSPLSPKAFAYYKFEYKGTFREPGGVEVSKILVTPRQYGEGVFRGTIYILENTWAIHSLQLETVNNIGVSISVRHICSPVQGVWMPTNQRYEGKGSYLGVKATGYYIRNLTFTEFVVNPAFVEDIEVADEKKAPPTQTLAKSDIKGKNFDELVKKQKEFSTKNLRQMVKEYEKQEKQARKSRKEDVTVVRDDSLVVDSLARKRSNVYWDSLRSVPLTTAEVKSYQKADSLGLVKEIKAPVKADSTKRDSTNKKNASKKFSAGQLLSGHTWRLSKRGSLIYTSPLTRIEYNTVEGYTVEGALNYRFRAKVDSVNRFRQIPLGEWNLGGTGRYQFGRKGFVGYGQASYQYKTTKISATGGRYLYQYNPDNPISPFLNTLTTLLFEQNFAKLYQKDFLNLTITASPFKERVSLTGSLEYARRTELANYREDLKPWINWRDRTFTPNRPVNDEVATTAFPIHNALVLNLTASARLGSTQYTIRNGRRIARRDNDAPLLTLNYRKGMADVDYDFLQASISHSFETGIRSKLNYKLSAGAFLNDRQVYFPDFKHFEGNQFFFQQGDVVSTYRLLPYYQYSTAKRFAEAHVLAEFRKFFVTQLTLVRLLGLKENLFVHYLYTPASKNYTEVGYGLDGLIPQVLPFFRVEVISQWQDAKYQGLGFRIGTTLKFGR, encoded by the coding sequence ATGAAGTCCATTCTACTACTATTTATCTCCCTGTATTCATTTACCACCACCGCACAAACGGGCAATACGGGTTTGCGTGGAACGGTCAAAAACGCACAGGGGGAAGCCTTACCGTTTGCCGCTGTAATTGTAAAAGGAACCGCTAAAGGTACCATTACGAATGCCGAGGGGCGGTATGAAATTCCGCTGGCACCGGGTAAATATGACATTGTTTTCCAATACCTGGGCTTTCAGACAATACAGAAACCTGTTGACATAAACTCGGACTTTGCCACGCTGGATGCCACGTTGGAAGAGCAGGCGCTGCGTCTGGCCGAAGTGCAAACGAAAGCTGGTAACGAAGACCCTGCCTATACGATTATGCGCCGGGCCATCGCCAAGAGTCGCTTTCATCAGTTGCAGGTGCAGCGATTTAAAGCCAGGGTGTATACCAAGTCTTCGTTTACCGTGATTGACCTACCCAATTTGGCCGAAATGGCCTTTCGGAAGCAACTGAAAGAAGCCGAAAAAGAAGCTAATTTTAAAGTGGGCGTTCCCTTGCTCAACGAAACGGTTGCCGAAGTGTCATTCAGCCAACCGAATACCTATCGGCAGCGAATCATCGCCAATCGGAATTCACAGGGGGATTTTTTGAGCCCAAACCAGTTTTACAACGCCAGTTTTTACAACCCAACCATTGCTGGAGCGGTATCGCCTTTATCACCGAAAGCCTTCGCCTATTACAAATTCGAGTACAAGGGCACTTTTAGAGAGCCGGGTGGGGTAGAGGTGAGTAAAATTCTGGTTACTCCCCGGCAGTATGGCGAAGGCGTTTTCCGGGGAACAATTTACATACTGGAAAATACCTGGGCCATTCACAGTTTACAGTTAGAGACAGTCAATAATATTGGCGTTTCTATTTCAGTGCGTCACATTTGCAGCCCCGTGCAAGGGGTCTGGATGCCAACAAACCAGCGGTACGAAGGGAAGGGGTCGTATCTGGGCGTGAAAGCCACTGGCTATTATATCCGGAATTTGACCTTCACCGAGTTCGTGGTGAATCCTGCCTTTGTTGAAGACATTGAAGTCGCCGATGAAAAGAAAGCGCCCCCAACGCAGACGCTGGCCAAAAGCGATATAAAGGGTAAGAACTTCGACGAGTTAGTTAAGAAGCAAAAGGAGTTCTCGACAAAAAACCTTCGTCAGATGGTTAAGGAGTACGAAAAGCAGGAGAAACAGGCGCGTAAAAGTCGGAAGGAAGACGTAACCGTTGTGCGCGACGATTCGCTGGTTGTTGACTCACTGGCGCGCAAACGTTCGAATGTTTACTGGGATTCGCTCCGATCTGTGCCGCTTACAACCGCCGAAGTCAAGAGCTATCAAAAGGCGGATAGCCTGGGCCTGGTAAAAGAAATAAAAGCGCCTGTCAAAGCGGATAGTACGAAGCGTGACAGCACAAACAAGAAAAACGCATCGAAAAAATTCTCGGCTGGTCAACTTCTGTCCGGGCACACGTGGCGGTTGTCGAAGCGGGGTTCACTGATTTATACAAGCCCGTTAACACGAATAGAATACAATACGGTTGAAGGTTACACGGTGGAGGGAGCACTGAACTATCGCTTCAGGGCGAAGGTAGATTCGGTCAACCGGTTCCGGCAAATTCCACTTGGCGAGTGGAATCTGGGTGGTACCGGACGGTATCAATTTGGCCGAAAGGGTTTTGTGGGATATGGCCAGGCCAGCTATCAGTACAAAACCACAAAAATTAGTGCGACGGGTGGCAGGTACCTTTACCAATACAATCCCGACAATCCAATCAGCCCGTTTTTGAATACGTTAACAACGCTTCTGTTCGAGCAAAATTTCGCGAAATTGTATCAGAAGGATTTCCTGAATTTAACCATTACGGCATCCCCATTTAAGGAACGGGTATCGTTGACGGGTAGCCTGGAATATGCCCGGCGTACCGAATTAGCGAACTACAGAGAAGACCTTAAGCCCTGGATTAACTGGCGTGATCGAACGTTTACACCTAATCGTCCGGTAAACGACGAAGTTGCCACAACGGCTTTCCCGATACACAATGCTCTGGTGTTGAACCTGACCGCTTCGGCGCGACTCGGTAGTACGCAATACACCATTCGCAACGGTCGGCGGATTGCCCGGCGCGATAACGATGCCCCTTTATTGACACTCAATTACCGGAAAGGAATGGCTGATGTCGACTATGATTTTCTACAGGCAAGTATCAGCCATTCGTTTGAGACGGGTATCCGGAGTAAGCTGAATTACAAACTCAGCGCCGGGGCATTTCTAAACGACCGTCAGGTATATTTCCCCGACTTTAAGCATTTTGAGGGCAATCAGTTTTTCTTTCAGCAGGGCGATGTTGTATCGACTTACCGATTACTTCCTTATTACCAGTACAGCACTGCAAAGCGTTTTGCCGAAGCCCATGTGCTTGCTGAGTTTCGTAAGTTTTTTGTTACGCAGTTAACCTTAGTCCGGCTGCTTGGTCTGAAAGAGAATCTGTTTGTACATTACCTCTACACACCGGCCTCGAAGAATTATACCGAAGTCGGTTATGGGCTGGATGGGCTTATCCCGCAGGTCCTTCCTTTCTTCCGGGTAGAGGTTATTTCGCAGTGGCAGGATGCGAAATATCAGGGATTAGGTTTCAGAATTGGCACGACGTTGAAGTTTGGGCGGTAA